One Bombina bombina isolate aBomBom1 chromosome 5, aBomBom1.pri, whole genome shotgun sequence DNA segment encodes these proteins:
- the LOC128659935 gene encoding gastrula zinc finger protein XlCGF26.1-like, with the protein MNSYVLDKHLNSSYPSFTTGSIKMIPQTPLVLDTNDYSQTLGISQQIFKEYDELAGTVQQSLCTESNSVIKQEDNIYALSSEIIIPEDTPHTFTEFSKHIKEGKSLQSGQMIHTKKKPFKCTECEKSFRWKSSLIEHYKIHTGEKPHTCTECGKCFTRINHLKTHTKIHTGEKPFTCTYCGKGFTIKCSLKTHERIHTGEKPFTCTECGKSFTRMDRLKFHERSHTGEKPFTCTECGKCFTQMDCLKTHERSHTGEKSFTCTECGKCFTEKSSLKTHERIHTGEKPFTCTECGKRFTYINCLKTHKRIHTEEKPFTCTECGKSFTEKSSLKTHERIHTGENPFTCTECGKSFTQMSHLKYHEMIHTGEKPFTCTECGKSFTEKSSLKTHEWIHTGEKPFTCTVCGKSFTQKSDLKKHEMVHTGENPFTCTECGKSFKQKSHLKKHEMVHTGEKPFTCTECGKSFTQKSDLKKHEMVHTGEKPFTCTECGKCFTQISSLKTHERIHKGRNL; encoded by the exons atgaactcatatgtattag acaaacacttgaatagttcatatccatccttcactacaggaagcatcaaaatgataccgcaaactccactagtcttagacaccaatgactattcacaaacattggggatatcacagcagatatttaaagaatatgatgaattggcaggaactgtgcaacaatcattatgtacagagagtaattcagtcatcaaacaagaggacaacatttatgctttatctagtgaaattattatccccgAGGAtacaccacacacatttactgagttttcaaaacatattaaagaagggaaaagtctacagtctggccaaatgattcatacaaagaagaaacctttcaaatgtacagaatgtgagaaaagctttagatggaagtctagTCTAATAGAAcactacaaaattcacacaggtgagaagccacacacatgtactgaatgcggcaaatgttttacacgaattaatcatctgaaaactcatacaaagattcacacaggagaaaagcctttcacgtgcACATACTGTGGAAAAGGATTTACAATAAAgtgtagtctgaaaactcatgaaaggattcacacaggtgaaaagcctttcacatgtacagagtgtggaaaaagttttacacgaatggatcgTCTGAAatttcatgaaaggagtcacacaggggaaaagccttttacatgtacagagtgtggaaaatgttttacacaaatggattgtctgaaaactcatgaaaggagtcacacaggggaaaaatctttcacatgtacagagtgtggaaaatgttttacagaaaagagtagtctgaaaactcatgaaaggattcacacaggagaaaagcctttcacatgtacagagtgtggaaaaagatttacatatataaattgtctgaaaactcataaaaggattcacacagaagaaaagcctttcacatgtacagagtgtggaaaaagttttacagaaaagagtagtctgaaaactcatgaaaggattcacacaggagaaaatcctttcacatgtacagagtgtggaaaaagctttaCACAAATGAGTCATCTAAAatatcatgaaatgattcacacaggagaaaagcctttcacatgtacagagtgtggaaaaagttttacagaaaagagtagtctgaaaactcatgaatggattcacacaggagaaaagcctttcacatgtacagtgtgtggaaaaagttttacacaaaagagtgatctgaaaaagcatgaaatggttcacacaggagaaaatcctttcacatgtacagagtgtggaaaaagttttaaacaaaagagtcatctgaaaaaacatgaaatggttcacacaggagaaaagcctttcacatgtacagagtgtggaaaaagttttacacaaaagagtgatctgaaaaagcatgaaatggttcacacaggagaaaagcctttcacatgtacagagtgtggaaaatgttttacacaaataagtagtctgaaaactcatgaaaggattcacaagggaagaaacctttaa